From Diospyros lotus cultivar Yz01 chromosome 4, ASM1463336v1, whole genome shotgun sequence, a single genomic window includes:
- the LOC127800261 gene encoding transcription factor bHLH143-like, whose amino-acid sequence MEKDLGSLFQRQHSGQQSPISNALGTRFILGQRDTPRACTSSRANLVPPNDGTLLGFPSFGFPLSRTSQSIEPRDCSYRLPSLHRDVAPVTNSILKEESPAGLSGKPSDVVPSPASGQAQKRFLVFDQSGDQTTLIFSSWIGTAGQCLPPWGSKLNDAYDLNKRELETGRDSTNFPGPILTEEDNENLGDSVGSEMHEDTEELDALLYSDDDDSYSEDDEEASTGHSPSTMTAHEKQEWFEESVEEVASSAGPNKRMKLFDGGYDVPSVTDTASSVKPERCFDYEDDAQSSCADGKNQGFEEFGSMSGNKRLRKDKIRETVNVLQNIVPGGKGKDAIVILDEAISYLRSLKHKAQALGVDML is encoded by the coding sequence GGGATACGCCACGTGCTTGCACGAGCTCTCGGGCTAATCTTGTTCCGCCAAACGACGGAACTTTGCTCGGCTTCCCGTCTTTTGGGTTTCCTCTTTCAAGGACAAGCCAATCGATTGAACCTCGCGATTGCTCTTATCGATTACCTTCCCTCCATCGGGATGTTGCCCCTGTAACGAACTCCATTTTGAAAGAGGAAAGCCCTGCTGGCCTGTCTGGGAAACCCAGCGATGTTGTGCCGAGTCCAGCATCCGGACAGGCTCAGAAGAGATTCCTTGTGTTTGATCAGTCTGGGGATCAAACCACCTTGATTTTTAGTTCCTGGATTGGAACTGCAGGCCAATGCCTGCCTCCTTGGGGGTCAAAGCTCAACGATGCTTATGATTTGAATAAGAGAGAGTTAGAAACAGGAAGAGATTCTACGAATTTCCCGGGTCCAATTTTGACCGAGGAAGACAATGAAAATCTCGGGGATAGCGTGGGAAGTGAGATGCACGAAGACACTGAAGAGCTTGATGCATTGCTGTACTCTGATGACGATGACAGTTACTCAGAGGATGATGAAGAAGCCAGCACTGGTCATTCGCCGAGTACAATGACTGCTCATGAGAAACAAGAATGGTTTGAGGAAAGTGTAGAAGAAGTTGCTAGCTCCGCCGGGCCAAACAAAAGGATGAAACTGTTTGATGGAGGCTATGATGTGCCATCAGTCACGGACACTGCAAGCTCTGTGAAGCCAGAGAGATGCTTTGATTATGAAGATGATGCACAATCTAGCTGTGCCGATGGCAAAAATCAAGGATTTGAAGAATTTGGTTCCATGTCAGGCAATAAGAGATTGAGAAAGGATAAGATACGAGAAACGGTGAACGTTCTGCAGAACATAGTTCCCGGCGGGAAAGGTAAGGACGCCATTGTGATTCTGGATGAAGCTATCAGTTACTTGAGATCCTTAAAGCATAAAGCTCAGGCTTTAGGAGTTGATATGCTCTGA